Below is a genomic region from Eupeodes corollae chromosome 1, idEupCoro1.1, whole genome shotgun sequence.
TAGTAGCTGGCTTtcgctgttgttgttgctgctgttgttgttgtttttgttgccttGTTTcaggctttttttgttttgcctgttgctgctgttgttgttgtaggaTCCGTTGTACTTTTTTGTCCTCCTTCTCAGCTGCCTCTTTTTGTCGGCgctcttcaattttaattttcagtgCACTAAGAAGGGGCTCCTTCAGCTTTTTAGCTGGTCCTCATAGGCATCCATTTGCTGCTTTTTTGCCTGCAGCACTTGTGCCAGCTCCAATACATCGGCTTCTTTGTCGTTAGGGGCATCAGGCACCTCCATCGCCCTTTTCTTAGGCTGTTCTGGCGGTACCAGGcttgaaaacctatttttatttttaggtgacGTGTAGCGCCCCTCCCCACCTTCGGAGACGTAGTCAATGTCACCGTCTGACGGCTCGCTTTGTGACGTCATCCGTTTTCCTTTTGGCTGCATTTTCTCCCGCATCGCTCCGTGGGATCGCATTATTTCTGTCTACCAGATTGGGCTTATGCCTTCTCCTTTTGGCAgttgttattgattttaaagaccCATCAGACTGGTAGCCTGATGATGTTGCGGTGCATTGGGGAACTGCTGATGGCAgaaggtatctttcgatacccctgctttcttcttctccattttcttttcttcccaGTTAATAAAATCGACTTTTTCTCAAACaagcacaaacaaaaattcctcGAAATCAAAATTGATATGAGAATCGGTACGCTTTAGAAGTAATATTGCCAACCGCCTTCTCTTCCGATTTGGCAGTTTATAATTTCTCGTTTTCCTTTTCGAACCTTTccctttttctgttaaatttagCGTTCtttagatttgtattaaaaatttaaatatttattcaatattaCAGCTTTCTTCCCTCTTCCAGAGTTGTTGGCtccaattaaaattaactttgtttTCACTAGCCTTAATTCACTAGTAACTTTTCTTTCCTataaggaattttttttgttttttttttttaatttaaaacaaattaatcttaacaaaaataatcactATGCCAGAAATCTTTGTTTGCTGGTCCAACTGCTTATTGccttattatcttttttttttgtatatgaatttCAATCAGTCTATCTTAATCACTCACTTTCTACTCCACTGTGTGGTGGTGAGGGAGTGCTGAAATTACCATCCCACCAAcaccgacaaaaaaaaatttcggcTGATGTATTCTATCTCTAACAGGAACACATCATCCCATCCACCTATCCACACAGTGTATACCCCAACCAACATCATCACACTCAAAAAGTGTGTACACTTCCAATGGAATAGGGGTATCAGTGTCCCAAGAACCAAGGGTGCGTTCCAAAATTGCGAGTTGAATAaatgacaacgaaaaaaacacgGGACGAGAACACTACAAAAATCCATCCAAATAATTACCAAAacctataaataaaaatcacctAACCACCGCAATGACATTTATCAACAGACAGTAATGAAAACTAAACACGGACATAAAACAAAGTTTCATTGACATGCAACTTAACCCTTCAACCAACTAAAAGGACAGTGCACAAAACCCAGATCTCCTTCGGAGCGCACTCATTGTTTTCCCATGGAATTTCTCTCCACTAAAGTATGGAAAATTTACATGGAGACCAACAACGAGGTAGTTGACAACTGTCGCTCGGAAtagcaaaacaaacaacataaagcctagtacatacttcctcgtgaagtgaacgttcgctagaggagaaagtgaacttttgacattgctcactggtacacacttgtgagtacacgttgtgaacatcgTCAACTTCATCAGTTGAATCTTCAAATAGGTATTCTATTTCATATGAcaccattttaactttttttttagaacaacgcGCAAGCAGCCACAAACTTTTaaatgcggaaaccaaatgtcaaagcttcaccaacagttcccgtacattttgcacgtgaattgcccgtgaacgaaaactctccactttgttctccactcagcttcacgagcaagttcacgggtgaaccaaaaactgaaatttgtatgggttcacgagatggttcacaagtatgtactaggcttaacatACAACACAGTTGGGTAAATAGGAATTTTAGTTTCTCTTATTTTgattaatcttttattttctttcctaTTTAGGATTACAGATGTGGTTCCTGACCAGGCGtcgacaacaaaatataaaattatcaccacatcaacttaataaaaaaaaacatgggtcaaaacaaatatatacatggcatcgaattgttgttagacttaatatcaaaattacaaattcaaCTATGTAAGCAAATGAGTGTTGGACGTACGAAAGTTCCGGTATTTATGTATAAAGAGTGTCTTTGTTTGTTATACTCCTTTTTCTCCGTTAACTTTAATTGCGTTTATTGTCTCTTTGTGTTCCGTTCAACAGCTTGTTGTGGAATCATATCTCGTCTCTTTAGACTCAATCATAtcggggcgactttccattaccgcagcgaGAATTTCTttctgacttttttttacagttaggtaggggtctcaatagaacatgttttaaatataagggtgatgaaacaactttaagtcataaaaaaaaatattttctttttcggactaaaccctactttttttgtattgcattttttgagcttcaaacaagtttttttttattgataacacggcgtactaacagctaagTGCAACGCCCCTGCTTgaggtcactataggatttggggtgggtgcgagtttgggtacatgcaaagtattttttcatttgagcactaaaattaaagaaattaccaagac
It encodes:
- the LOC129943524 gene encoding putative uncharacterized protein DDB_G0274435, with amino-acid sequence MRSHGAMREKMQPKGKRMTSQSEPSDGDIDYVSEGGEGRYTSPKNKNRFSSLVPPEQPKKRAMEVPDAPNDKEADVLELAQVLQAKKQQMDAYEDQLKKRRQKEAAEKEDKKVQRILQQQQQQQAKQKKPETRQQKQQQQQQQQQRKPATKITGAEQKMKALPAVTGPLSEGPFIRQQKQQQQPQKQ